The genomic DNA AATATATATATAAAGCCGGTCCAATTTTAGAAATAAAAAATGGTAAGCTTTATTAGGATGCGTTTTCAAGCTAGCCCAATATTTCATAGTGAGTGCTTTTTGTGCCCGGACAAGGTGAATTTTGAGGGAATAAGGGCTTTAAATTTAACCCAATATGGCACAACGAGCATTGCAGAGAGACTTTGCGGATAGTTTGAAAAACACGTTCTGAATTTACTATATATTTTTAAGAGGGATGTGAATGAATTATGGATATTTCAAGGGAAAAAGCCTGGGAAACACTAAACCGCCATGTAGCAAGCCCGGTCTTGCTAAAGCACTGTCTGGCGGTGGAAGTGGCCATGCGAGCCTATGCCGAAAAGTTCGGCGAAGACAGTGAATATTGGGGAGCTGTCGGCTTGTTGCATGATGTTGATTTTGAAAAATTCCCCGACGAGCATCCGATGCATGCCAGAGAGATTCTGCAGGAGCACGGATATGACGCCGAGATGGCCACTCATGTGGAGTCTCATGCCAGAGACTGGCCCGGCCAACGGACTCTGTTGCAAAAAACTTTGCTGGCCGTTGATGAACTAACCGGCTTTATCATTGCCTGCGCTTTGGTGCGGCCCGATAAGAGTCTGGATAACCTGGAAGTCAAGTCAATTATGAAGAAGATGAAGGATAAGGCGTTTGCCAAAGCGGTAAACCGGGAAACTATTCTGACCAGTGCTGACGATATGGGGGTCGACCTAAAAGAACACATTGATTTTGTTACCAAGGCGTTGGCAGCGGCGGTAAAGCAGCCGGACTATCAATATTTGGCACTTGGCTAAAAAAGCAAACCAGACAGAAAAACTGTCTGGTTTGCTTTTTTGCGTAAGCGAATACCACATGCTATGCATGTGGTTCCAAAAAGCTTATAGCTATACGTCGAAAAAAACAGCCTCTTTTGTTAGAATAAATGCAGGTTTGCCGACCGCATAACTCTAAACAAAGGAGGCGCATC from Propionispora hippei DSM 15287 includes the following:
- a CDS encoding HD domain-containing protein, with protein sequence MDISREKAWETLNRHVASPVLLKHCLAVEVAMRAYAEKFGEDSEYWGAVGLLHDVDFEKFPDEHPMHAREILQEHGYDAEMATHVESHARDWPGQRTLLQKTLLAVDELTGFIIACALVRPDKSLDNLEVKSIMKKMKDKAFAKAVNRETILTSADDMGVDLKEHIDFVTKALAAAVKQPDYQYLALG